One genomic window of Mucilaginibacter sp. SJ includes the following:
- a CDS encoding VOC family protein translates to MINYRVEALNRLLANLKSAGILPTDSVEKASYGNFVHLMDPEGNKIELWEPNDIEYAKLGKLTTK, encoded by the coding sequence ATGATCAACTACCGCGTGGAAGCCCTTAACCGTTTATTAGCCAATCTCAAATCGGCCGGTATCCTGCCGACCGATTCAGTAGAGAAAGCCAGTTATGGCAACTTTGTACATTTGATGGATCCCGAAGGTAATAAAATTGAGTTATGGGAACCTAATGATATAGAATATGCCAAACTCGGCAAATTAACAACTAAATAG
- a CDS encoding ATP-binding protein: protein MKISRYFRDRYNQILAREPEMLTKARIRILAQAIIAFIFLFGFLFIYSIVADWGILINARLGVFLSIFIITFALFLFKQPWTRAGHVFLACFTVLIWSGALLSRQGVTLVTIQYTLLIITGGYYILGARWGLIYSLANLIPVIALVITEYVFNYHFPSQQLTTKPYAFVFVMVFNFILLVFIHYNFFKAFRRTNRTEQRLKADLQLALTAAQELAAAKTNFLSTMSHELRTPLNAVIGMSNILAMENRQPEQKENLDILRFSAENLMAIINDILDFNKIDAGQVELEQNDFRLDDLLKNVYGAFRSKAVAKSLDFSYFPDPQLYEVTVTGDQSRLTQVLFNLVENALRYTTSGYIRLQTRVSSKTDEGIRVLFRVEDSGIGIPQDKQEHIFDPFVQVSAKTSRQYHGAGLGLTIVSRLVALHGGVLIFASEEGKGSTFSFGLSFPIVHPEPVPVTGTSRDDRGIDTLRVLIAEDNEVNVLVMKKILKNWNIQPDVAVNGQEAVDACRQKIYDVVLMDINMPVMDGFEAAKLIKESTPPGKVPVRIIAVTASVDAAAEQLGGYRYLDDYMLKPFRPESLKEKLLLASTI from the coding sequence ATGAAAATCAGCCGATATTTCCGTGACCGGTATAATCAGATCCTTGCCCGGGAACCTGAAATGCTCACCAAAGCCCGGATACGCATCCTCGCGCAGGCTATAATAGCCTTCATCTTTTTATTCGGTTTCCTGTTTATTTACAGTATAGTAGCAGACTGGGGGATTTTAATCAACGCAAGGTTGGGCGTATTCCTGTCGATTTTTATCATCACATTTGCGCTTTTTTTATTTAAGCAGCCCTGGACACGGGCCGGGCATGTATTCCTGGCCTGTTTTACCGTTCTGATCTGGTCGGGTGCTTTACTATCCCGCCAGGGAGTAACCCTGGTGACCATTCAGTATACTTTGCTGATCATTACCGGCGGTTATTATATTCTTGGCGCCCGCTGGGGCCTGATTTATTCTCTGGCTAATCTGATACCTGTTATTGCCCTGGTGATCACGGAATACGTATTTAACTATCATTTTCCCAGCCAGCAGTTAACCACAAAACCTTATGCTTTCGTTTTTGTCATGGTTTTCAATTTTATCCTGCTGGTTTTTATCCATTACAATTTCTTTAAAGCCTTCAGAAGAACCAACCGGACAGAGCAAAGACTCAAGGCCGACTTGCAGTTGGCGTTGACGGCCGCTCAGGAACTGGCCGCAGCGAAAACCAATTTCCTGTCCACCATGTCTCACGAACTTCGTACCCCGCTGAACGCGGTGATTGGGATGTCTAATATCCTGGCGATGGAAAATAGACAGCCCGAACAAAAGGAAAATCTGGACATCCTGCGTTTTTCGGCGGAGAACCTGATGGCCATTATCAATGATATACTGGATTTTAATAAAATAGATGCAGGCCAAGTAGAACTGGAGCAAAACGATTTCCGGTTGGACGATCTCCTGAAAAATGTATATGGTGCCTTTCGATCAAAAGCTGTAGCAAAAAGCCTGGACTTTTCCTATTTTCCCGATCCGCAATTGTATGAGGTAACAGTAACCGGCGATCAGAGTCGCCTGACCCAGGTACTGTTCAACCTGGTCGAAAACGCGCTTCGTTACACAACCTCCGGTTATATACGCCTGCAAACCAGGGTGAGCTCAAAAACAGATGAGGGAATCCGGGTACTATTCCGGGTCGAAGACAGTGGCATTGGCATTCCGCAGGATAAACAAGAGCATATCTTTGACCCTTTTGTCCAGGTATCCGCTAAAACGAGCCGGCAATACCATGGTGCAGGATTGGGGCTGACCATTGTAAGCCGGTTGGTTGCGCTGCATGGTGGAGTGCTCATTTTTGCCAGTGAAGAGGGAAAGGGGAGTACCTTCAGTTTCGGGCTCAGTTTTCCGATTGTTCATCCCGAACCTGTTCCGGTTACCGGGACTTCCCGGGATGACAGGGGGATAGATACCCTGCGTGTGCTCATTGCCGAAGATAACGAGGTCAATGTGCTGGTAATGAAAAAGATATTGAAAAACTGGAACATCCAGCCGGATGTAGCAGTTAATGGCCAGGAAGCGGTTGATGCATGCCGGCAAAAGATATATGACGTGGTGCTGATGGATATCAATATGCCGGTCATGGACGGGTTTGAGGCAGCCAAACTGATCAAAGAATCAACGCCTCCGGGCAAAGTACCGGTGCGGATCATTGCGGTAACGGCTTCTGTGGATGCGGCGGCCGAGCAATTGGGCGGATACCGTTACCTGGATGATTACATGCTCAAACCGTTCCGCCCGGAAAGTTTAAAAGAAAAACTACTGCTCGCTTCTACTATATGA
- a CDS encoding VOC family protein — protein sequence MLPIKPHIWFDQDKAREAAEFYATLMPDSALNYVNHFPMPGGECEIVEFTFAGQPFLGISAGDGLKISPSISFMINFDPSRDLDAARRIDEVWSKLSENGKIMMPLDRYPFSERYGWVSDKYGVSWQLILTNPAGEERPVIVPSLMYTGQVAGKANEAIDFYCSVFKDSKRGITAPRPEDMGPDKAGTLMFADFYIDQTWLAAMDSAHPHGFNFNDAVSLLIPCETQEEIDYYWSALSVDGEPGQCGWLKDKYGVSWQVASTIMLKTMKNGNPEQIARITQAFMTMKKVDVAALQRASDGL from the coding sequence ATGTTACCCATCAAACCACACATCTGGTTCGACCAGGATAAAGCCCGGGAAGCTGCCGAGTTCTATGCAACCTTAATGCCTGATTCGGCTTTAAACTATGTTAATCATTTCCCAATGCCCGGCGGAGAGTGCGAAATAGTTGAATTTACCTTTGCCGGTCAGCCATTTCTGGGTATCAGCGCCGGAGATGGATTAAAGATCAGTCCATCTATTTCTTTTATGATCAATTTTGATCCGTCGCGTGATCTGGACGCCGCCAGGCGTATTGACGAAGTTTGGAGCAAGCTGTCAGAAAACGGAAAGATAATGATGCCGCTCGACCGCTATCCTTTCAGTGAGCGTTATGGTTGGGTAAGCGATAAATATGGTGTGTCATGGCAACTGATACTGACCAACCCGGCAGGTGAAGAAAGACCGGTGATCGTTCCGTCGCTAATGTATACCGGCCAGGTGGCCGGTAAAGCCAATGAGGCGATCGACTTTTATTGCTCTGTGTTTAAAGACAGCAAACGGGGTATTACAGCTCCACGTCCGGAGGATATGGGCCCCGATAAAGCCGGCACGCTTATGTTTGCCGATTTTTATATCGACCAAACCTGGCTGGCAGCCATGGACAGCGCGCATCCGCATGGTTTCAATTTTAACGATGCGGTGTCGCTATTGATCCCCTGCGAAACACAGGAAGAGATCGATTACTACTGGTCGGCGCTTTCGGTTGATGGCGAGCCCGGACAATGCGGCTGGCTGAAGGACAAATATGGAGTGTCATGGCAGGTTGCATCAACAATTATGTTAAAAACAATGAAAAATGGCAACCCCGAACAAATTGCACGCATTACACAGGCTTTTATGACGATGAAGAAAGTTGACGTCGCAGCCCTGCAGCGGGCCTCTGATGGCCTGTGA
- a CDS encoding DUF2975 domain-containing protein yields MKLVRLISTIAFYLTRVMSVGYILTTLHLVVSVVFKLSTLKFLPNGRFAICYPFTSKYFLLGSAYTAKYIIEMALLIAFYGMFFWLLGNVFKTFRQKKLFTVQGVHNLKQFYITNLVICPVLFLILSIYSIEDYPYMVMIIGHGIMGIFALFIAAIFEQGVNLQNDQDLII; encoded by the coding sequence ATGAAGTTAGTACGCCTTATTTCAACTATTGCATTTTACCTTACCAGGGTCATGTCTGTAGGGTATATTTTAACAACGTTACATTTAGTAGTTTCGGTAGTTTTTAAACTTTCCACCCTGAAGTTTCTGCCTAACGGCCGCTTTGCTATTTGTTATCCATTCACTTCTAAATATTTTTTATTGGGTTCGGCATATACGGCAAAGTACATTATTGAAATGGCCTTGTTGATTGCATTTTACGGGATGTTTTTCTGGTTATTGGGCAATGTGTTTAAAACCTTCAGGCAAAAAAAATTATTTACAGTGCAGGGTGTTCACAACCTCAAACAGTTTTATATCACCAACCTGGTCATATGTCCGGTGTTGTTCCTTATCTTAAGCATATACTCTATCGAAGACTACCCGTATATGGTGATGATTATTGGGCATGGTATCATGGGCATATTCGCACTTTTTATTGCTGCCATATTTGAACAGGGAGTGAATTTACAAAACGACCAGGACCTAATTATTTAA
- a CDS encoding ABC transporter ATP-binding protein yields MDKLSIKNLTKTYANGVKAINNVSLEIGNGMFGLLGPNGAGKSSLMKTIVGLQPADSGQIIFNNTDVLANSSIIKKHLGFLPQDFGVYPKISAYDLLTHMAILKGMINAVERKQQVLALLEKVNLFQHRNKEVHTFSGGMRQRFGVAQVLLGDPKIVIVDEPTAGLDPEERNRFNSLLSEMGQNIIIILSTHLVEDVRNLCTKMAIMNNGTVLAHGDPAHLIQALEGRIWQKQIAKSELDYYKDDLNVISSQFIAGKMNIHVLADSPLQNFQPVSPTLEDVYFATLNQVIA; encoded by the coding sequence ATGGATAAGCTATCAATTAAAAATTTAACCAAAACATATGCTAATGGTGTGAAGGCCATCAATAATGTCTCGCTCGAAATTGGGAACGGCATGTTTGGGCTATTGGGCCCCAATGGCGCGGGTAAATCCTCCTTGATGAAAACCATTGTGGGCCTGCAGCCGGCCGATAGCGGACAGATCATATTTAACAATACTGACGTATTAGCAAACAGCTCCATCATTAAAAAGCATTTAGGTTTTTTACCCCAGGATTTTGGCGTATATCCCAAAATATCGGCTTATGACCTGCTTACGCATATGGCCATTTTAAAAGGTATGATCAATGCCGTCGAAAGAAAGCAACAGGTATTGGCTTTACTGGAGAAGGTAAATCTATTTCAGCATCGTAACAAAGAAGTACATACTTTTTCGGGCGGTATGCGGCAGCGATTTGGGGTGGCGCAGGTGTTATTGGGCGACCCTAAAATTGTGATTGTTGATGAGCCGACGGCAGGTCTGGATCCAGAGGAGCGCAACCGCTTTAACAGTTTATTAAGCGAAATGGGCCAGAATATCATCATTATCCTGTCTACACACCTGGTTGAGGATGTGCGCAATTTATGCACTAAAATGGCCATCATGAACAATGGTACCGTACTGGCCCATGGCGACCCTGCGCATCTCATTCAGGCTTTGGAAGGCAGGATCTGGCAAAAGCAAATTGCTAAAAGTGAACTGGATTATTATAAAGATGATTTGAATGTGATCTCATCGCAATTTATTGCTGGCAAAATGAATATCCACGTGCTGGCAGATAGTCCACTGCAAAATTTCCAGCCTGTTTCTCCAACACTGGAAGATGTATACTTCGCCACCCTTAACCAAGTAATAGCCTAA
- a CDS encoding (2Fe-2S)-binding protein, with product MTAITINGKQREVAADPDMPLLWVIRDLLGLTGTKFGCGVAQCGACTVHLNGEAVRSCVTKVSRAAGQQVTTIEGLSKLNDHPLQIAWAEFDVPQCGYCQSGQLMSAAVLLRENPNPTDQDIDDAMSGNICRCGTYPRIRAAIHKAAELQREGAKS from the coding sequence ATGACAGCGATAACAATTAATGGGAAACAGCGGGAGGTTGCCGCTGACCCGGACATGCCTTTACTGTGGGTTATTCGTGATCTTTTAGGCCTTACCGGCACCAAATTCGGTTGTGGCGTGGCGCAGTGCGGAGCATGTACTGTACACCTGAACGGCGAAGCTGTGCGGTCATGTGTAACAAAGGTGAGCCGTGCGGCAGGGCAACAGGTCACTACAATTGAAGGACTGTCTAAATTAAATGACCACCCTTTGCAAATTGCCTGGGCTGAGTTCGATGTTCCGCAATGTGGTTACTGCCAATCTGGTCAACTCATGTCTGCAGCTGTTTTGCTGCGGGAAAATCCCAACCCAACAGATCAGGATATTGACGATGCAATGTCGGGTAATATTTGCCGTTGCGGTACTTATCCCCGCATCCGGGCGGCTATACACAAAGCGGCAGAACTGCAGCGGGAAGGAGCAAAATCATGA
- a CDS encoding DUF5655 domain-containing protein has translation MSWICPKCERELPKAEQRHYCARVSLDSLFKGRPAELVLVFDKILAEVADWEGVLVGTTPNCIVFTRRLTFLVIRPMKKELDIKFYSKTPHPGKPVLKSIASGNKFENHIRIALLDDLRPVLFTYLRESYQML, from the coding sequence ATGAGTTGGATCTGCCCGAAATGTGAACGGGAGCTGCCAAAAGCGGAGCAGCGCCATTATTGTGCACGCGTTAGTCTCGACAGCTTGTTCAAAGGCCGCCCCGCAGAACTGGTACTGGTGTTTGATAAGATTTTGGCGGAAGTGGCCGATTGGGAAGGTGTACTCGTCGGTACCACCCCAAATTGTATCGTTTTTACCCGGCGGCTCACCTTCCTGGTGATCAGGCCCATGAAAAAGGAACTGGACATTAAATTCTATTCAAAAACGCCACACCCGGGGAAGCCGGTGCTTAAAAGTATTGCCTCAGGTAATAAGTTCGAAAACCACATCCGTATTGCGCTGCTGGATGATCTGCGTCCGGTGTTGTTTACTTACCTGCGGGAATCTTACCAAATGTTATAA
- a CDS encoding PQQ-dependent sugar dehydrogenase has translation MSKPIKPLLVTCAIASLCSFLDISQADAQSLPPVETQSPTADYKPAFPGQTRAPGAQTKTKLSVSVINHELKQPFALRCLPDGRFLITEKGGTMRILKADGGLDKNIQGLPAVAVGGQGGLLDVNFDASFVKDRTLFWSYSEKVPEGFQLAISTGVLSSDYSRLENVKVIYHAKPAYNGHLQFGSRIVFDKQGNLFVSTGEHGDDEMRVKAQDLNTAIGKVLHITRDGKPVPGGPFAQKAGALPEIYAYGLRNPEGMTMNPNTGELWESEFGPRGGDEINIIRPGKNYGWPVITYGIEYRGVKVGDGIQQKEGMAQPIYYWNPSISPCGITFYTGNLIPEWKGNLFVGALGGSHIIRLIIKDNKIVAEERLLKDKGERWRSLVTGKDGALYGVTDNGNLYKIGKL, from the coding sequence ATGTCAAAACCAATCAAACCCTTGTTAGTTACGTGTGCAATTGCTTCACTTTGCTCTTTTCTTGACATTTCGCAGGCTGATGCCCAATCATTGCCGCCCGTTGAAACACAATCACCAACGGCCGACTATAAGCCTGCTTTTCCGGGTCAGACAAGAGCTCCCGGCGCGCAAACTAAAACCAAACTCAGTGTAAGCGTGATCAATCATGAGTTGAAACAGCCCTTTGCTTTACGCTGCCTGCCCGACGGGCGCTTTTTAATTACAGAAAAAGGCGGCACCATGCGGATATTAAAGGCCGATGGCGGTCTGGATAAGAATATTCAAGGTTTGCCGGCAGTAGCGGTGGGTGGCCAGGGTGGCTTGTTAGATGTTAATTTTGACGCTTCTTTTGTAAAAGACCGGACGTTATTTTGGTCGTACTCCGAAAAAGTTCCCGAGGGATTCCAGTTGGCCATTTCCACTGGCGTGCTTTCGTCCGATTACAGCAGGCTCGAAAATGTAAAGGTGATCTATCATGCTAAACCCGCATATAACGGTCACCTGCAATTCGGCTCACGAATCGTTTTCGATAAACAGGGCAACCTGTTTGTAAGCACGGGCGAACATGGGGATGATGAAATGCGTGTCAAGGCCCAGGACCTGAATACTGCAATCGGAAAAGTATTGCATATAACCCGTGACGGGAAACCGGTGCCCGGCGGGCCGTTTGCGCAAAAAGCCGGCGCTTTGCCCGAAATTTATGCTTATGGCTTAAGAAACCCAGAAGGTATGACGATGAACCCCAATACAGGTGAATTATGGGAGTCGGAATTCGGTCCGCGCGGAGGTGATGAGATTAACATTATCCGGCCGGGAAAGAACTATGGCTGGCCGGTTATTACTTATGGCATCGAATACAGGGGTGTAAAAGTTGGCGATGGGATACAGCAAAAAGAAGGCATGGCCCAACCTATTTATTACTGGAACCCAAGTATTTCACCATGCGGCATAACCTTTTATACAGGCAATCTGATTCCCGAATGGAAAGGAAATTTATTTGTGGGCGCTTTAGGCGGATCACATATCATCAGGCTCATAATCAAAGACAACAAGATTGTAGCGGAAGAACGCCTGCTGAAAGACAAGGGCGAACGCTGGCGCTCTCTTGTTACAGGCAAAGACGGCGCACTATATGGTGTTACGGACAACGGCAATCTTTACAAAATAGGTAAGCTTTAA
- a CDS encoding DUF1801 domain-containing protein: MSITEFISGAPGERQAVLTALHEAIIANDPTVMPVVKPMMGKEMILYEERSYMKYGLATTKNHMSLHCLPMYMNPALHQQFEKLLPDAKFQKGCINFKDEAAMPVAVVVRLIIDCSAVSIAEMLEKRKR, encoded by the coding sequence ATGAGCATTACGGAATTCATCAGTGGAGCACCCGGAGAAAGACAGGCTGTTTTAACAGCGCTCCATGAGGCGATTATAGCGAACGATCCGACTGTTATGCCGGTTGTGAAGCCGATGATGGGTAAGGAAATGATCTTATACGAGGAGCGTTCTTATATGAAGTACGGACTGGCCACTACGAAGAACCATATGTCGTTGCATTGCCTGCCAATGTATATGAACCCGGCGCTGCACCAACAATTTGAAAAGCTGTTGCCGGACGCTAAATTTCAGAAAGGCTGTATCAACTTTAAAGATGAAGCCGCTATGCCTGTAGCGGTCGTGGTCAGGCTGATCATCGATTGCTCGGCCGTTAGTATCGCAGAGATGCTCGAAAAACGTAAAAGATAG
- a CDS encoding helix-turn-helix domain-containing protein — MPIIVNIDVMLAKRKMQSKELAEKLGITPANLSILKTGKAKGIRFDTLEAICSILNCQPGDVLEYVEE, encoded by the coding sequence ATGCCAATAATCGTGAACATAGATGTGATGCTTGCCAAACGCAAAATGCAAAGTAAGGAACTGGCGGAAAAATTAGGTATAACACCAGCCAATTTATCCATACTTAAAACCGGTAAGGCAAAAGGCATTCGCTTTGATACGCTGGAAGCAATTTGTAGCATATTAAACTGTCAGCCCGGCGATGTCCTGGAATATGTAGAAGAGTAA
- a CDS encoding ComEC/Rec2 family competence protein — MSHYKIVTSLFANTFKSVDHNGNGKSKNNTILMGSYVLLTGNARGDWQEVTAFSTTGWIRNSDIGDEPGMKVFFVDVGQGDGALIEVGNKFKMLIDGGPDTNLGNYLRKWQYKYYFDRNEKVHFDYVVISHFDKDHYQGLIDIINDDHYTFGTIFHNGIAKFNSDKADFPASYNTELGIKKKKNGVNYLTTYFDSIADLIALKANGGMLDLMQKFTFAVSNAGQQGRLQNFMRADYQTGLIQVPIAGKTLKLEFLAPVVKHDPVEYLYLDDEAHTINGHSVVLKLTYGSRSVLFGGDLNSQAEDHLLKHYGENNPFEVDIAKSCHHGASEFTIEYMAKVNPYATVISSGDNESYSHPRADAIGCAGRYSKSKRPLVFSTELARSTNITTDKIKYGMINLRCNGDDIIMAQMKEVVSGALVWDLYDKFVEL; from the coding sequence ATGTCTCACTATAAAATCGTCACCAGCCTTTTCGCTAATACTTTTAAATCCGTTGATCATAATGGTAATGGAAAAAGTAAGAACAATACAATTTTGATGGGGTCGTACGTTTTACTTACCGGCAACGCCAGGGGCGATTGGCAGGAAGTAACTGCATTTAGCACAACCGGTTGGATCAGGAACAGCGATATTGGAGATGAGCCGGGGATGAAAGTGTTTTTTGTGGATGTTGGTCAGGGAGACGGTGCACTTATTGAAGTTGGAAATAAATTTAAAATGCTGATTGACGGAGGGCCGGACACTAACCTTGGCAATTACCTCCGGAAATGGCAGTATAAATATTATTTCGACAGGAACGAGAAAGTTCATTTTGATTATGTGGTGATCAGCCACTTTGATAAAGATCATTACCAGGGACTCATAGACATCATAAATGACGATCATTATACTTTTGGCACTATATTCCATAATGGTATAGCCAAATTTAATAGCGATAAAGCCGATTTTCCTGCCTCGTACAACACCGAGCTTGGAATCAAAAAGAAAAAAAATGGAGTGAATTATTTAACCACTTATTTTGACTCTATAGCGGATTTAATTGCTTTGAAGGCTAATGGCGGGATGCTCGACTTAATGCAGAAATTTACTTTTGCAGTTAGTAATGCCGGACAGCAGGGGCGGTTACAGAATTTTATGAGAGCCGATTACCAAACAGGTTTGATCCAGGTACCTATTGCCGGTAAAACGCTCAAACTGGAGTTCCTTGCCCCGGTTGTTAAACATGATCCCGTGGAATATTTATATTTAGATGATGAAGCCCACACAATTAATGGGCATAGCGTCGTCTTGAAATTGACCTATGGAAGTCGTTCCGTATTGTTTGGCGGAGATCTTAATTCGCAGGCTGAAGATCATTTGTTGAAACACTATGGCGAAAATAACCCATTTGAAGTGGATATCGCCAAGTCATGTCATCATGGTGCGTCGGAGTTTACAATTGAATATATGGCAAAGGTCAACCCATATGCTACCGTTATTTCTTCGGGAGATAATGAGTCATATTCGCACCCCAGGGCTGATGCGATAGGTTGTGCCGGAAGATATTCAAAATCAAAACGGCCACTGGTGTTCTCTACTGAACTTGCCAGGTCTACAAATATAACAACCGATAAGATCAAGTATGGTATGATCAACCTTAGATGTAACGGCGATGATATAATCATGGCGCAAATGAAGGAGGTTGTTTCCGGTGCTTTAGTTTGGGATCTTTATGACAAATTCGTCGAACTTTAA